Proteins co-encoded in one Brassica oleracea var. oleracea cultivar TO1000 chromosome C4, BOL, whole genome shotgun sequence genomic window:
- the LOC106337639 gene encoding receptor-like protein 12 produces the protein MAFKNEFPILKCHFKKFPSSRQKTKSWTSKDIRFFDGVVFDNETGVVTKLDLHGACLSGSLSANSSLFRFHHLRYLDLSHNYFDSFSFLPELGKLTNLDVLDLSNMGLAGEIPSSVSTLNGLKDLFLSDNELIGSFSPVYNLTRLSSFNLSSNLFSGNVPCSLLTMPFLSTLDLSQNHLIDSLDSMNCSSSSNLETLYLSHNRLSGRALEPLSKLSNLKQLYLSFQNTTDPFNVVSLGFKSLEILYLSGTAISRLDTGSPNLKELYLDNCSINEFPTFIKSLRKLRYLEILNNRLKGEVPKWLWDMPSLNALLMSHNSLDSFEGSPKMLLNSSLRALDLRSNAFRGSLPIISPRLSYMLASNNSFTGDIPLSLCNQSYLSVLDLSHNNFTGSIPRCLSKSVFDLDLRNNNFIGRLPDIFDKGCSLKSLDVSHNQITGKLPRSLINCTHLEYLNVEGNRIADTYPFWLKELPKLQVIVLRSNMFHGPIYSPHHPLSFSQLRIVDISCNKFTGRLPQDYFVNWSKLLLGIHQEERESMYMGNNYHYGYNLYVYYPSMYLRNKGINMELKKIFVAYTAIDFSENKLGGQIPESIGLLKSLIVLNLSNNDFTGHIPSSWANLTRLESLDLSRNQLSGKIPQELATLSFLEYINISHNKLTGPIPQGTQIGGQPRSSFEGNLNLCGLPLKSCFGDKIPSTPEAEEPRPQKQEQVLNWKAAAMGYGPGILFGLAIGQILYSYKPVLFYKLFRI, from the coding sequence ATGGCTTTTAAGAACGAATTTCCAATCCTCAAATGCCACTTCAAAAAGTTTCCTTCCTCAAGACAAAAGACAAAATCTTGGACCAGCAAAGACATTAGATTCTTTGATGGGGTTGTATTTGATAACGAGACTGGTGTAGTGACAAAACTAGACCTACATGGTGCATGTCTCAGTGGCAGTCTCAGTGCTAATAGTAGCCTTTTCAGATTCCACCACCTCAGGTACCTCGATCTCTCTCACAACTACTTTGACTCGTTTTCATTCCTCCCCGAACTTGGCAAACTCACAAACTTAGATGTCTTGGATCTTTCTAATATGGGCTTAGCCGGTGAAATTCCATCCTCAGTCAGTACCCTAAACGGTTTAAAGGATTTGTTCCTTTCAGATAACGAGCTTATCGGTAGTTTTTCCCCGGTATACAATCTAACAAGACTCTCTTCCTTTAATCTTTCCAGTAATCTCTTTTCTGGAAACGTTCCTTGTTCTCTACTCACCATGCCTTTCCTGTCAACTCTTGATTTGAGCCAAAACCATCTCATCGACTCTCTTGATAGTATGAATTGCTCTTCATCATCTAATCTTGAAACTTTATACCTTAGCCATAACCGTCTCAGTGGTCGAGCCCTAGAGCCTCTCTCAAAATTATCTAACCTCAAGCAACTCTACCTATCTTTTCAGAACACAACCGACCCATTTAATGTCGTCTCGTTGGGCTTCAAGTCTTTAGAGATTTTGTATCTTTCCGGAACTGCTATATCAAGGCTTGATACCGGATCACCAAATTTGAAGGAACTATACTTGGACAACTGCAGCATCAACGAGTTCCCCACATTTATTAAAAGCCTACGGAAGCTGCGTTATTTGGAAATTTTAAACAACAGACTCAAAGGAGAAGTGCCTAAATGGTTATGGGATATGCCTTCTTTGAATGCATTATTAATGTCTCACAACTCTCTTGATAGCTTTGAAGGCTCGCCAAAAATGCTTCTCAATTCGTCGCTTAGAGCGTTAGATCTGAGGTCAAATGCTTTTCGAGGATCTCTTCCTATAATTTCACCGAGATTGAGTTACATGCTTGCATCAAATAATAGTTTTACAGGAGATATACCTCTTTCATTGTGTAATCAAAGCTACCTAAGTGTCCTTGATCTATCACACAACAACTTCACTGGTTCAATTCCCCGATGCTTGAGTAAATCAGTATTTGATTTGGACCTCCGAAACAACAATTTTATTGGGAGACTTCCAGACATATTCGACAAAGGTTGCTCACTAAAATCACTTGACGTTAGCCACAATCAAATAACTGGGAAGCTTCCAAGGTCTCTTATAAATTGTACCCACCTAGAGTATCTAAACGTGGAGGGTAATAGAATCGCTGACACCTATCCGTTTTGGCTGAAAGAACTACCAAAGTTACAAGTCATTGTACTACGATCAAATATGTTCCATGGTCCTATATATTCCCCTCATCATCCTCTATCATTTTCACAACTGCGGATAGTTGACATATCGTGTAACAAATTCACCGGAAGACTACCACAAGATTATTTTGTCAATTGGAGTAAACTTTTGCTCGGTATTCATCAAGAGGAAAGAGAGTCGATGTACATGGGAAATAATTACCATTATGGTTATAACTTATATGTTTATTACCCTTCCATGTATTTGAGAAACAAAGGAATAAACATGGAGCTGAAAAAGATTTTTGTGGCCTACACAGCCATTGATTTCTCAGAAAACAAACTTGGAGGACAGATTCCAGAATCCATAGGCCTTTTGAAGTCTCTTATTGTACTCAACCTGTCCAACAATGATTTTACTGGTCATATTCCATCCTCTTGGGCTAATCTCACAAGGCTCGAGTCGCTAGACCTATCTCGGAACCAACTCTCTGGAAAAATCCCGCAGGAGCTAGCAACCCTCTCGTTCTTGGAGTACATTAACATATCACATAATAAACTCACGGGCCCAATACCACAAGGCACACAGATCGGAGGACAGCCCAGATCATCTTTTGAAGGGAATCTCAATCTTTGTGGTCTTCCTCTGAAGAGTTGCTTCGGGGACAAGATACCATCAACACCAGAGGCAGAAGAGCCAAGACCTCAAAAGCAAGAACAAGTGTTGAACTGGAAAGCAGCGGCAATGGGATACGGACCTGGAATCTTGTTTGGACTGGCGATTGGACAAATCCTTTATTCGTACAAACCGGTGTTGTTCTACAAGTTGTTTCGCATTTGA